A DNA window from Betta splendens chromosome 6, fBetSpl5.4, whole genome shotgun sequence contains the following coding sequences:
- the frmd4a gene encoding FERM domain-containing protein 4A isoform X9 yields the protein MEGLLSPMRTRMTEGRRCQVHLLDDRKLELLVQPKLMAKDLLDLVASHFNLKEKEYFGIAYTDETGHFSWLQLDRRVLEHEFPKKSGPIVLYFCVRFYIESISYLKDNATIELFFLNAKSIIYKELIEVDSEVVFELASYILQEAKGDFTSNDATRSDLKKLPALPTQALKEHPSLAYCEDRVIEHYKKLSGQSRGQAIVNYMSIVESLPTYGVHYYAVKDKQGIPWWLGLSYKGIFQYDYQDKVKPRKVFQWRQLENLYFREKKFSVEVHDPRSRASVTRRTFGHSGIAVHTWYACPALIKSIWAMAISQHQFYLDRKQSKSKIHAARSLSEIAIDLTETGTLKTSKLANMGSKGKIISGSSGSLLSSGSQESDSSQTAKKDMLAALRARQEALEDTLRQRLEELKSICIREAELTGKLPKEYPLDPGEEPPTVRRKIGTAFKLDEQKILPKGEEEELERLEREFAIQSQITEAARRLATDPHVSSKKLKKQRKTSYLNALKKLQEIENSINEYRVRSGKKPTQRASLIIEEANIGSEDSSLSDALVLDDDDPQVTGTPTFSPVASPHKGLPPRPPSHSRPPPPQSLDGLRHLHYTRSDYDKSPIKPKMWSESSLDEPYEKVKKRSSHSSHRRFPSSGSAEAGGSNSLQSSPIRSLPHWNSQSSMPSTPDLRTRTPHYVHSTRSVDISPTRLHSLAQHFRNRSSSLESQGKLLSDPDAHPHTLATLGSPDFFLGPGRSSNGSDPLDDCSSCTSQSSSEHYYPSGGPPGSNPNYSTLGEDSPSKARQRQRQRHRSAGHLGSSNSGSMPNLAAKNGSGGGSGGGGTGGGHHGVYLHSQSQPSSQYRIKEYPLYVEGSPNPVVVRSLESDQEGHYSVKAQFKTSSSYTAGGLYKEAWGGEEGGEGGGRLTPSRSQIVRTPSLGREGGGGGRAAVSEELRCWYQRSSGSLKERSHSHSGSTSSETGSQQGTLGHGRGSRVGTLAKGSPAASPHSQRSMTPSSEHAATPTPPCSPQHILNWQSGSFSESCFLSSPLCSELADVQWYGHDKAKPGTLV from the exons CCCAAGCTGATGGCTAAGGACCTGCTGGACCTCGTGGCCTCTCACTTCAACCTCAAGGAGAAAGAGTACTTTGGAATCGCTTACACAGACGAAAC GGGCCATTTTAGTTGGCTACAGCTGGACCGTAGGGTTCTGGAACATGAGTTCCCCAAGAAGTCCGGTCCCATTGTCCTCTACTTCTGTGTCAG GTTCTACATAGAGAGTATATCCTACCTTAAGGACAATGCCACTATTGAGCTGTTTTTTCTTAATGCCAAGTCCATCATCTACAAG GAGCTTATTGAAGTGGACAGTGAGGTTGTCTTTGAATTGGCGTCCTACATTCTTCAA GAGGCCAAAGGTGATTTCACTAG TAACGATGCAACCAGGTCTGACCTGAAAAAGCTGCCCGCTCTGCCCACCCAGGCCCTGAAGGAGCACCCATCTCTGGCCTACTG TGAAGACCGAGTTATAGAGCATTACAAAAAGCTCAGCGGCCAGTCCAGAGGACAGGCTATTGTAAA TTACATGAGCATCGTAGAGTCTCTGCCCACATATGGAGTACATTACTATGCTGTAAAG gacAAGCAGGGGATCCCGTGGTGGTTGGGGCTGAGCTATAAGGGCATCTTTCAGTATGACTATCAGGACAAAGTTAAACCCAGGAAG GTGTTCCAATGGCGCCAGTTGGAGAACCTCTACTTCAGAGAGAAGAAGTTTTCAGTGGAAGTTCATGACCCCAGGAG TAGGGCGTCGGTGACGAGGAGAACGTTCGGCCACAGCGGCATCGCCGTGCACACCTGGTACGCGTGCCCTGCCCTCATCAAGTCCATCTGGGCCATGGCCATCAGTCAGCACCAGTTCTACCTGGACCGCAAGCAGAGCAAG TCCAAGATCCACGCGGCGCGAAGCTTGAGCGAGATCGCTATCGACCTGACAGAAACGGGGACTTTGAAGACCTCCAAGCTGGCCAACATGGGCAGCAAGGGCAAAATCATCAGCGGCAGCAGTGGCAGCCTGCTGTcctcag GGTCCCAGGAATCGGACAGCTCCCAAACAGCTAAGAAGGACATGCTGGCAGCGCTGAGAGCCAGGCAGGAAGCTCTGGAGGACACGCTACGGCAGAGACTGGAAGAACTCAAGAGCATCTGCATTAGAGAAGCG GAGCTGACAGGAAAGCTTCCTAAGGAATATCCTCTGGATCCAGGTGAGGAGCCACCCACAGTGAGACGGAAGATTGGTACTGCCTTCAAGTTGGATGAGCAGAAAATTCTTCCTAAGGGAGAG gaggaggagctggagcggctgGAGCGGGAGTTCGCCATCCAGTCGCAGATCACGGAGGCGGCCAGGCGCCTCGCCACCGATCCGCACGTGAGCAgcaagaagctgaagaagcagaggaagacttCGTATCTGAACGCGCTGAAGAAGCTCCAGGAGATCGAGAACTCCATCAACGAGTACCGGGTTCGCTCCGGGAAGAAACCCACGCAGAGGGCGTCGCTCATCATAGAAG AAGCCAATATCGGTTCTGAAGACAGCTCATTGTCGGACGCACTGGTCTTAGATGATG ACGACCCTCAGGTTACGGGTACTCCGACGTTCTCTCCAGTGGCATCGCCTCATAAGGGCCTCCCCCCGCGGCCGCCATCCCACAGCCGGCCGCCTCCCCCTCAGTCGCTGGACGGCCTGCGGCACTTACACTACACGCGCTCTGACTACGACAAATCACCCATCAAACCCAAGATGTGGAGCGAGTCGTCCCTGGACGAGCCCTACGAAAAGGTCAAGAAACGCTCCTCGCACTCCAG TCACAGGCGTTTCCCAAGTTCTGGTAGCGCAGAAGCAGGGGGTAGTAATTCTCTGCAGAGCAGCCCCATCAGGAGCCTCCCTCACTGGAACTCTCAGTCCAGCATGCCGTCAACGCCGGACCTGAGAACCAGGACGCCGCATTATGTACATTCCACTAG GTCAGTGGACATCAGTCCCACACGTCTGCACAGTCTCGCTCAGCACTTTAGGAACCGCAGCTCCAGCCTTGAGTCCCAGGGCAAACTGTTGTCCGACCCCGACGCACACCCGCACACCCTGGCGACGCTGGGCAGCCCCGACTTCTTCCTCGGCCCCGGGCGCAGCTCCAACGGCTCTGACCCACTGGACGACTGTTCATCCTGCACCAGCCAAAGCAGCTCAGAGCACTACTACCCCTCCGGGGGGCCCCCTGGCAGCAACCCCAACTACTCTACTCTGGGAGAAGACTCGCCCTCCAAAgcgaggcagagacagaggcaaaggcacag gtctGCAGGTCACCTGGGGTCCTCTAACTCTGGCTCCATGCCAAACCTGGCAGCTAAGAACGGATCTGGTGGAGGCTCCGGCGGGGGTGGGACGGGGGGAGGACACCATGGAGTCTACCtccacagccagagccagccCTCGTCCCAGTACCGCATCAAGGAGTACCCGCTGTACGTGGAGGGCAGCCCCAACCCCGTGGTGGTGCGCAGCCTGGAGAGCGATCAGGAGGGCCACTACAGCGTGAAGGCCCAGTTCAAGACCTCCAGCTCCTACACGGCCGGGGGTCTGTACAAGGAGGCctgggggggggaggaggggggcgaggggggcGGCAGGCTCACGCCGTCGCGCTCCCAAATTGTTCGGACTCCATCGTTGGGACGGGAGGgtggcggaggggggagggcggCGGTTTCTGAAGAGCTGCGGTGCTGGTACCAGAGGTCCTCGGGGAGCCTGAAGGAGCGGAGTCACTCGCATTCAGGGTCCACATCCTCCGAGACGGGCTCACAGCAAGGCACTCTGGGACACGGCCGTGGGAGTAGAGTGGGGACACTCGCCAAGGGCTCACCAG CTGCGTCCCCTCACAGCCAGAGGAGCATGACGCCCTCGAGTGAACATGCAGCCACACCCACACCGCCCTGTAGTCCACAGCACATCCTCAACTGGCAGAGCGG
- the frmd4a gene encoding FERM domain-containing protein 4A isoform X10: protein MTEGRRCQVHLLDDRKLELLVQPKLMAKDLLDLVASHFNLKEKEYFGIAYTDETGHFSWLQLDRRVLEHEFPKKSGPIVLYFCVRFYIESISYLKDNATIELFFLNAKSIIYKELIEVDSEVVFELASYILQEAKGDFTSNDATRSDLKKLPALPTQALKEHPSLAYCEDRVIEHYKKLSGQSRGQAIVNYMSIVESLPTYGVHYYAVKDKQGIPWWLGLSYKGIFQYDYQDKVKPRKVFQWRQLENLYFREKKFSVEVHDPRSRASVTRRTFGHSGIAVHTWYACPALIKSIWAMAISQHQFYLDRKQSKSKIHAARSLSEIAIDLTETGTLKTSKLANMGSKGKIISGSSGSLLSSGSQESDSSQTAKKDMLAALRARQEALEDTLRQRLEELKSICIREAELTGKLPKEYPLDPGEEPPTVRRKIGTAFKLDEQKILPKGEEEELERLEREFAIQSQITEAARRLATDPHVSSKKLKKQRKTSYLNALKKLQEIENSINEYRVRSGKKPTQRASLIIEEANIGSEDSSLSDALVLDDDDPQVTGTPTFSPVASPHKGLPPRPPSHSRPPPPQSLDGLRHLHYTRSDYDKSPIKPKMWSESSLDEPYEKVKKRSSHSSHRRFPSSGSAEAGGSNSLQSSPIRSLPHWNSQSSMPSTPDLRTRTPHYVHSTRSVDISPTRLHSLAQHFRNRSSSLESQGKLLSDPDAHPHTLATLGSPDFFLGPGRSSNGSDPLDDCSSCTSQSSSEHYYPSGGPPGSNPNYSTLGEDSPSKARQRQRQRHRSAGHLGSSNSGSMPNLAAKNGSGGGSGGGGTGGGHHGVYLHSQSQPSSQYRIKEYPLYVEGSPNPVVVRSLESDQEGHYSVKAQFKTSSSYTAGGLYKEAWGGEEGGEGGGRLTPSRSQIVRTPSLGREGGGGGRAAVSEELRCWYQRSSGSLKERSHSHSGSTSSETGSQQGTLGHGRGSRVGTLAKGSPAASPHSQRSMTPSSEHAATPTPPCSPQHILNWQSGSFSESCFLSSPLCSELADVQWYGHDKAKPGTLV from the exons CCCAAGCTGATGGCTAAGGACCTGCTGGACCTCGTGGCCTCTCACTTCAACCTCAAGGAGAAAGAGTACTTTGGAATCGCTTACACAGACGAAAC GGGCCATTTTAGTTGGCTACAGCTGGACCGTAGGGTTCTGGAACATGAGTTCCCCAAGAAGTCCGGTCCCATTGTCCTCTACTTCTGTGTCAG GTTCTACATAGAGAGTATATCCTACCTTAAGGACAATGCCACTATTGAGCTGTTTTTTCTTAATGCCAAGTCCATCATCTACAAG GAGCTTATTGAAGTGGACAGTGAGGTTGTCTTTGAATTGGCGTCCTACATTCTTCAA GAGGCCAAAGGTGATTTCACTAG TAACGATGCAACCAGGTCTGACCTGAAAAAGCTGCCCGCTCTGCCCACCCAGGCCCTGAAGGAGCACCCATCTCTGGCCTACTG TGAAGACCGAGTTATAGAGCATTACAAAAAGCTCAGCGGCCAGTCCAGAGGACAGGCTATTGTAAA TTACATGAGCATCGTAGAGTCTCTGCCCACATATGGAGTACATTACTATGCTGTAAAG gacAAGCAGGGGATCCCGTGGTGGTTGGGGCTGAGCTATAAGGGCATCTTTCAGTATGACTATCAGGACAAAGTTAAACCCAGGAAG GTGTTCCAATGGCGCCAGTTGGAGAACCTCTACTTCAGAGAGAAGAAGTTTTCAGTGGAAGTTCATGACCCCAGGAG TAGGGCGTCGGTGACGAGGAGAACGTTCGGCCACAGCGGCATCGCCGTGCACACCTGGTACGCGTGCCCTGCCCTCATCAAGTCCATCTGGGCCATGGCCATCAGTCAGCACCAGTTCTACCTGGACCGCAAGCAGAGCAAG TCCAAGATCCACGCGGCGCGAAGCTTGAGCGAGATCGCTATCGACCTGACAGAAACGGGGACTTTGAAGACCTCCAAGCTGGCCAACATGGGCAGCAAGGGCAAAATCATCAGCGGCAGCAGTGGCAGCCTGCTGTcctcag GGTCCCAGGAATCGGACAGCTCCCAAACAGCTAAGAAGGACATGCTGGCAGCGCTGAGAGCCAGGCAGGAAGCTCTGGAGGACACGCTACGGCAGAGACTGGAAGAACTCAAGAGCATCTGCATTAGAGAAGCG GAGCTGACAGGAAAGCTTCCTAAGGAATATCCTCTGGATCCAGGTGAGGAGCCACCCACAGTGAGACGGAAGATTGGTACTGCCTTCAAGTTGGATGAGCAGAAAATTCTTCCTAAGGGAGAG gaggaggagctggagcggctgGAGCGGGAGTTCGCCATCCAGTCGCAGATCACGGAGGCGGCCAGGCGCCTCGCCACCGATCCGCACGTGAGCAgcaagaagctgaagaagcagaggaagacttCGTATCTGAACGCGCTGAAGAAGCTCCAGGAGATCGAGAACTCCATCAACGAGTACCGGGTTCGCTCCGGGAAGAAACCCACGCAGAGGGCGTCGCTCATCATAGAAG AAGCCAATATCGGTTCTGAAGACAGCTCATTGTCGGACGCACTGGTCTTAGATGATG ACGACCCTCAGGTTACGGGTACTCCGACGTTCTCTCCAGTGGCATCGCCTCATAAGGGCCTCCCCCCGCGGCCGCCATCCCACAGCCGGCCGCCTCCCCCTCAGTCGCTGGACGGCCTGCGGCACTTACACTACACGCGCTCTGACTACGACAAATCACCCATCAAACCCAAGATGTGGAGCGAGTCGTCCCTGGACGAGCCCTACGAAAAGGTCAAGAAACGCTCCTCGCACTCCAG TCACAGGCGTTTCCCAAGTTCTGGTAGCGCAGAAGCAGGGGGTAGTAATTCTCTGCAGAGCAGCCCCATCAGGAGCCTCCCTCACTGGAACTCTCAGTCCAGCATGCCGTCAACGCCGGACCTGAGAACCAGGACGCCGCATTATGTACATTCCACTAG GTCAGTGGACATCAGTCCCACACGTCTGCACAGTCTCGCTCAGCACTTTAGGAACCGCAGCTCCAGCCTTGAGTCCCAGGGCAAACTGTTGTCCGACCCCGACGCACACCCGCACACCCTGGCGACGCTGGGCAGCCCCGACTTCTTCCTCGGCCCCGGGCGCAGCTCCAACGGCTCTGACCCACTGGACGACTGTTCATCCTGCACCAGCCAAAGCAGCTCAGAGCACTACTACCCCTCCGGGGGGCCCCCTGGCAGCAACCCCAACTACTCTACTCTGGGAGAAGACTCGCCCTCCAAAgcgaggcagagacagaggcaaaggcacag gtctGCAGGTCACCTGGGGTCCTCTAACTCTGGCTCCATGCCAAACCTGGCAGCTAAGAACGGATCTGGTGGAGGCTCCGGCGGGGGTGGGACGGGGGGAGGACACCATGGAGTCTACCtccacagccagagccagccCTCGTCCCAGTACCGCATCAAGGAGTACCCGCTGTACGTGGAGGGCAGCCCCAACCCCGTGGTGGTGCGCAGCCTGGAGAGCGATCAGGAGGGCCACTACAGCGTGAAGGCCCAGTTCAAGACCTCCAGCTCCTACACGGCCGGGGGTCTGTACAAGGAGGCctgggggggggaggaggggggcgaggggggcGGCAGGCTCACGCCGTCGCGCTCCCAAATTGTTCGGACTCCATCGTTGGGACGGGAGGgtggcggaggggggagggcggCGGTTTCTGAAGAGCTGCGGTGCTGGTACCAGAGGTCCTCGGGGAGCCTGAAGGAGCGGAGTCACTCGCATTCAGGGTCCACATCCTCCGAGACGGGCTCACAGCAAGGCACTCTGGGACACGGCCGTGGGAGTAGAGTGGGGACACTCGCCAAGGGCTCACCAG CTGCGTCCCCTCACAGCCAGAGGAGCATGACGCCCTCGAGTGAACATGCAGCCACACCCACACCGCCCTGTAGTCCACAGCACATCCTCAACTGGCAGAGCGG
- the frmd4a gene encoding FERM domain-containing protein 4A isoform X7: MTLAARLEDLEVTLEHMLMDVFMTEGRRCQVHLLDDRKLELLVQPKLMAKDLLDLVASHFNLKEKEYFGIAYTDETGHFSWLQLDRRVLEHEFPKKSGPIVLYFCVRFYIESISYLKDNATIELFFLNAKSIIYKELIEVDSEVVFELASYILQEAKGDFTSNDATRSDLKKLPALPTQALKEHPSLAYCEDRVIEHYKKLSGQSRGQAIVNYMSIVESLPTYGVHYYAVKDKQGIPWWLGLSYKGIFQYDYQDKVKPRKVFQWRQLENLYFREKKFSVEVHDPRSRASVTRRTFGHSGIAVHTWYACPALIKSIWAMAISQHQFYLDRKQSKSKIHAARSLSEIAIDLTETGTLKTSKLANMGSKGKIISGSSGSLLSSGSQESDSSQTAKKDMLAALRARQEALEDTLRQRLEELKSICIREAELTGKLPKEYPLDPGEEPPTVRRKIGTAFKLDEQKILPKGEEEELERLEREFAIQSQITEAARRLATDPHVSSKKLKKQRKTSYLNALKKLQEIENSINEYRVRSGKKPTQRASLIIEEANIGSEDSSLSDALVLDDDDPQVTGTPTFSPVASPHKGLPPRPPSHSRPPPPQSLDGLRHLHYTRSDYDKSPIKPKMWSESSLDEPYEKVKKRSSHSSHRRFPSSGSAEAGGSNSLQSSPIRSLPHWNSQSSMPSTPDLRTRTPHYVHSTRSVDISPTRLHSLAQHFRNRSSSLESQGKLLSDPDAHPHTLATLGSPDFFLGPGRSSNGSDPLDDCSSCTSQSSSEHYYPSGGPPGSNPNYSTLGEDSPSKARQRQRQRHRSAGHLGSSNSGSMPNLAAKNGSGGGSGGGGTGGGHHGVYLHSQSQPSSQYRIKEYPLYVEGSPNPVVVRSLESDQEGHYSVKAQFKTSSSYTAGGLYKEAWGGEEGGEGGGRLTPSRSQIVRTPSLGREGGGGGRAAVSEELRCWYQRSSGSLKERSHSHSGSTSSETGSQQGTLGHGRGSRVGTLAKGSPAASPHSQRSMTPSSEHAATPTPPCSPQHILNWQSGSFSESCFLSSPLCSELADVQWYGHDKAKPGTLV, encoded by the exons CCCAAGCTGATGGCTAAGGACCTGCTGGACCTCGTGGCCTCTCACTTCAACCTCAAGGAGAAAGAGTACTTTGGAATCGCTTACACAGACGAAAC GGGCCATTTTAGTTGGCTACAGCTGGACCGTAGGGTTCTGGAACATGAGTTCCCCAAGAAGTCCGGTCCCATTGTCCTCTACTTCTGTGTCAG GTTCTACATAGAGAGTATATCCTACCTTAAGGACAATGCCACTATTGAGCTGTTTTTTCTTAATGCCAAGTCCATCATCTACAAG GAGCTTATTGAAGTGGACAGTGAGGTTGTCTTTGAATTGGCGTCCTACATTCTTCAA GAGGCCAAAGGTGATTTCACTAG TAACGATGCAACCAGGTCTGACCTGAAAAAGCTGCCCGCTCTGCCCACCCAGGCCCTGAAGGAGCACCCATCTCTGGCCTACTG TGAAGACCGAGTTATAGAGCATTACAAAAAGCTCAGCGGCCAGTCCAGAGGACAGGCTATTGTAAA TTACATGAGCATCGTAGAGTCTCTGCCCACATATGGAGTACATTACTATGCTGTAAAG gacAAGCAGGGGATCCCGTGGTGGTTGGGGCTGAGCTATAAGGGCATCTTTCAGTATGACTATCAGGACAAAGTTAAACCCAGGAAG GTGTTCCAATGGCGCCAGTTGGAGAACCTCTACTTCAGAGAGAAGAAGTTTTCAGTGGAAGTTCATGACCCCAGGAG TAGGGCGTCGGTGACGAGGAGAACGTTCGGCCACAGCGGCATCGCCGTGCACACCTGGTACGCGTGCCCTGCCCTCATCAAGTCCATCTGGGCCATGGCCATCAGTCAGCACCAGTTCTACCTGGACCGCAAGCAGAGCAAG TCCAAGATCCACGCGGCGCGAAGCTTGAGCGAGATCGCTATCGACCTGACAGAAACGGGGACTTTGAAGACCTCCAAGCTGGCCAACATGGGCAGCAAGGGCAAAATCATCAGCGGCAGCAGTGGCAGCCTGCTGTcctcag GGTCCCAGGAATCGGACAGCTCCCAAACAGCTAAGAAGGACATGCTGGCAGCGCTGAGAGCCAGGCAGGAAGCTCTGGAGGACACGCTACGGCAGAGACTGGAAGAACTCAAGAGCATCTGCATTAGAGAAGCG GAGCTGACAGGAAAGCTTCCTAAGGAATATCCTCTGGATCCAGGTGAGGAGCCACCCACAGTGAGACGGAAGATTGGTACTGCCTTCAAGTTGGATGAGCAGAAAATTCTTCCTAAGGGAGAG gaggaggagctggagcggctgGAGCGGGAGTTCGCCATCCAGTCGCAGATCACGGAGGCGGCCAGGCGCCTCGCCACCGATCCGCACGTGAGCAgcaagaagctgaagaagcagaggaagacttCGTATCTGAACGCGCTGAAGAAGCTCCAGGAGATCGAGAACTCCATCAACGAGTACCGGGTTCGCTCCGGGAAGAAACCCACGCAGAGGGCGTCGCTCATCATAGAAG AAGCCAATATCGGTTCTGAAGACAGCTCATTGTCGGACGCACTGGTCTTAGATGATG ACGACCCTCAGGTTACGGGTACTCCGACGTTCTCTCCAGTGGCATCGCCTCATAAGGGCCTCCCCCCGCGGCCGCCATCCCACAGCCGGCCGCCTCCCCCTCAGTCGCTGGACGGCCTGCGGCACTTACACTACACGCGCTCTGACTACGACAAATCACCCATCAAACCCAAGATGTGGAGCGAGTCGTCCCTGGACGAGCCCTACGAAAAGGTCAAGAAACGCTCCTCGCACTCCAG TCACAGGCGTTTCCCAAGTTCTGGTAGCGCAGAAGCAGGGGGTAGTAATTCTCTGCAGAGCAGCCCCATCAGGAGCCTCCCTCACTGGAACTCTCAGTCCAGCATGCCGTCAACGCCGGACCTGAGAACCAGGACGCCGCATTATGTACATTCCACTAG GTCAGTGGACATCAGTCCCACACGTCTGCACAGTCTCGCTCAGCACTTTAGGAACCGCAGCTCCAGCCTTGAGTCCCAGGGCAAACTGTTGTCCGACCCCGACGCACACCCGCACACCCTGGCGACGCTGGGCAGCCCCGACTTCTTCCTCGGCCCCGGGCGCAGCTCCAACGGCTCTGACCCACTGGACGACTGTTCATCCTGCACCAGCCAAAGCAGCTCAGAGCACTACTACCCCTCCGGGGGGCCCCCTGGCAGCAACCCCAACTACTCTACTCTGGGAGAAGACTCGCCCTCCAAAgcgaggcagagacagaggcaaaggcacag gtctGCAGGTCACCTGGGGTCCTCTAACTCTGGCTCCATGCCAAACCTGGCAGCTAAGAACGGATCTGGTGGAGGCTCCGGCGGGGGTGGGACGGGGGGAGGACACCATGGAGTCTACCtccacagccagagccagccCTCGTCCCAGTACCGCATCAAGGAGTACCCGCTGTACGTGGAGGGCAGCCCCAACCCCGTGGTGGTGCGCAGCCTGGAGAGCGATCAGGAGGGCCACTACAGCGTGAAGGCCCAGTTCAAGACCTCCAGCTCCTACACGGCCGGGGGTCTGTACAAGGAGGCctgggggggggaggaggggggcgaggggggcGGCAGGCTCACGCCGTCGCGCTCCCAAATTGTTCGGACTCCATCGTTGGGACGGGAGGgtggcggaggggggagggcggCGGTTTCTGAAGAGCTGCGGTGCTGGTACCAGAGGTCCTCGGGGAGCCTGAAGGAGCGGAGTCACTCGCATTCAGGGTCCACATCCTCCGAGACGGGCTCACAGCAAGGCACTCTGGGACACGGCCGTGGGAGTAGAGTGGGGACACTCGCCAAGGGCTCACCAG CTGCGTCCCCTCACAGCCAGAGGAGCATGACGCCCTCGAGTGAACATGCAGCCACACCCACACCGCCCTGTAGTCCACAGCACATCCTCAACTGGCAGAGCGG